Proteins found in one Actinokineospora alba genomic segment:
- a CDS encoding pyridoxamine 5'-phosphate oxidase family protein, whose translation MGKTYERIDGRLRDFIERQPLFFIATAPLSEDGHVNLSPKGRAGTSALLDDRTFAYVDFGGSGAETIAHLRENGRVTVMWCAFEGPPNIVRIHGRGEPVFRDDPRWPELIAKIPEGKKPSARAIIVVTADRISDTCGYAVPLMDYQGDRTLHEEFFGRKTDAEFAAYCESKDYVGTSLDGLPALPLPLPQAP comes from the coding sequence ATGGGCAAAACATACGAGCGGATCGACGGCAGGCTGCGGGACTTCATCGAGCGGCAGCCGCTCTTCTTCATCGCCACCGCACCGCTCAGCGAGGACGGCCACGTCAACCTCTCGCCCAAAGGCCGCGCTGGTACCTCCGCGCTCCTCGACGACCGCACGTTCGCCTACGTCGACTTCGGCGGCAGCGGCGCCGAGACCATCGCGCACCTGCGGGAGAACGGGCGCGTCACGGTGATGTGGTGCGCCTTCGAGGGCCCGCCCAACATCGTGCGCATCCACGGCCGCGGCGAGCCCGTCTTCCGCGACGACCCGCGCTGGCCGGAGCTCATCGCCAAGATCCCCGAGGGGAAGAAGCCCTCGGCGCGCGCGATCATCGTGGTCACCGCCGACCGGATCAGTGACACGTGCGGCTACGCCGTTCCCCTCATGGATTACCAGGGCGACCGCACGCTGCACGAGGAGTTCTTCGGCCGCAAGACCGATGCCGAGTTCGCCGCCTACTGCGAGTCCAAGGACTACGTCGGCACCAGCCTCGACGGGCTGCCCGCTCTCCCGCTGCCGCTGCCTCAGGCTCCGTAG
- a CDS encoding carboxymuconolactone decarboxylase family protein: MTFVSHTIDTAPDKARPIIEATTRKFGYVPEPVARMAESPELLSTFLAGVAVFDRSTLTEVEREVVVMTMATRVECHYCVAMHTPKLPGDVAEPLRSGKPLDDARLEVLRQFTTAVLATSGGVSEEDLAAFLASGFTHRNALDVVLGVGTYTLSTFANRLTDAPLDAEFEPYRWDPHHTGRSATG, translated from the coding sequence TTGACGTTCGTCAGTCACACGATCGACACCGCGCCCGACAAGGCGCGGCCCATCATCGAAGCCACCACCCGCAAGTTCGGCTACGTGCCCGAGCCGGTCGCACGCATGGCCGAGTCACCCGAGTTGCTGAGCACGTTCCTCGCGGGCGTGGCGGTGTTCGACCGCTCGACGCTGACCGAGGTCGAGCGGGAGGTCGTCGTCATGACGATGGCCACCCGGGTCGAGTGCCACTACTGCGTCGCCATGCACACCCCGAAGCTGCCCGGTGACGTCGCCGAGCCGCTGCGCTCAGGCAAGCCGCTCGACGACGCCCGCCTGGAAGTGTTGCGGCAGTTCACCACCGCGGTCTTGGCGACCAGCGGTGGAGTGTCCGAAGAGGACTTGGCGGCTTTCCTGGCCTCCGGCTTCACCCACCGCAACGCGCTGGACGTCGTGCTCGGCGTCGGCACCTACACCTTGTCCACCTTCGCGAACCGCCTCACCGACGCGCCGCTCGACGCGGAGTTCGAGCCATACCGGTGGGATCCTCACCACACGGGGCGCAGCGCCACCGGCTGA
- a CDS encoding choice-of-anchor D domain-containing protein, whose amino-acid sequence MPVSAARRAVAIVLVASLGALLVHSGPLPSATADVAPGSTTLVSVKNDGTVSPTGGYDQEMSQDGTAVAFVSRSVLDGVATAQTENVYVRDLARGRTVLISRGQSSPPSPPTTDPPPGLTGARLLNLNQQAVEFPTDGDSYEPTISADGRFVAFMTDATNLVKEDLYDHKDIVLCDRAPNGVFDERRPDGSMNYRYHLITAPSPPTRLENYRDPHLSGDASRIVWGEFPGTSGSTWRLTTALLRNAVGTIGSPATRETVSDDLGEATLRSFDEARVSADGRFIVSVARIDNDETDPYVVIRTEVGKDTNQRVDFEADGTPVNPDDGIRMRAPSISGDGSVVAFVASRTTGQPNVYVVRPGTNQSGIVSRNIFGDPVNGALPALSASGRYLAFVTDAFLVHDDLDIGEPTDYSCLVPGDVGTMAPPPIDDGDREDRTRCHVVVRDLVVDGDRAAAGLPMLPAALASVPRDTDCPDGGPRCPGDSTPSYFSAPPSVSDVGRVAFDSYASDLADDDSDDYIDSYVHTFEPALAGEPVSFGTVTIGTTLSRSAELRHVGFGPLVVEEASITGDDAFTIGANTCEVLHTTGTCLVSVRFSPTEARTYTAKLVLQVRGGRTYTVDLRGTGTPEIVIPSDAVFAATPDPVDFGARLMLSEGAPIPLTIRNGGGSPMTVTAATIDAPTVSGDYTVDGCVGATLAPAATCVAQVRFSPRGPAVPGAPEVRTAVLRFTSTAPGGPHLVAVRGSAIQPALDVNPAVLAPGRVAMATGIGFPPGKPVTVRFSNAVGEAKATPDVNGRFTVQLLVFPKAAIGQRQVVASVDGTPISAERPLLVVINTVSPAEFVGRG is encoded by the coding sequence GTGCCCGTCTCCGCCGCCCGACGCGCCGTGGCGATCGTGCTGGTCGCGAGCCTCGGCGCCCTGCTCGTGCACAGCGGTCCGCTGCCCTCAGCGACCGCCGACGTCGCGCCGGGCTCGACGACCCTGGTGTCGGTCAAGAACGACGGAACGGTCTCGCCGACCGGCGGATACGACCAGGAGATGTCGCAGGACGGGACCGCGGTCGCGTTCGTCAGCCGGTCCGTGCTCGACGGAGTCGCGACGGCGCAGACGGAGAACGTCTACGTCCGCGACCTTGCCCGCGGCCGGACCGTGCTGATCAGTCGAGGCCAGTCCAGCCCGCCGTCACCGCCGACGACCGACCCGCCGCCGGGGCTGACCGGAGCTCGCCTGCTGAACCTCAACCAGCAGGCCGTCGAGTTCCCCACCGACGGCGACAGCTACGAACCGACGATCTCGGCGGACGGCCGCTTCGTCGCATTCATGACCGACGCGACGAACCTGGTCAAGGAGGACCTGTACGACCACAAGGACATCGTGCTGTGCGACCGGGCCCCGAACGGGGTCTTCGACGAGCGCAGGCCCGACGGCTCGATGAACTACCGCTACCACCTGATCACCGCTCCCTCCCCGCCGACCAGGCTGGAGAACTACCGCGACCCACACCTCTCGGGCGACGCGAGCCGGATCGTGTGGGGCGAGTTCCCCGGCACGTCCGGGTCGACCTGGCGCCTCACCACGGCCCTGCTGCGCAACGCCGTGGGCACCATCGGCAGCCCGGCCACCCGCGAGACGGTGTCCGACGACCTCGGCGAGGCGACGCTGCGCAGCTTCGACGAGGCCCGCGTGTCCGCCGACGGCCGGTTCATCGTCTCTGTCGCCCGGATCGACAACGACGAAACCGACCCCTACGTGGTGATCCGCACCGAAGTCGGGAAGGACACGAACCAGCGGGTCGACTTCGAAGCCGACGGCACCCCGGTCAACCCCGACGACGGGATCCGGATGCGCGCGCCCTCGATCTCGGGGGACGGCTCCGTGGTCGCGTTCGTCGCATCCCGCACCACCGGGCAGCCCAACGTGTACGTGGTTCGCCCTGGCACCAACCAGTCCGGCATCGTCTCCCGCAACATCTTCGGCGACCCGGTGAACGGCGCCCTGCCCGCGTTGTCGGCGAGCGGGCGGTACCTGGCGTTCGTGACCGACGCGTTCCTGGTGCACGACGACCTCGACATCGGCGAGCCCACCGACTACAGCTGCCTCGTCCCCGGCGACGTCGGCACCATGGCTCCTCCCCCGATCGACGACGGCGACCGCGAAGACCGGACCCGGTGCCACGTGGTCGTTCGCGACCTGGTCGTCGACGGTGACCGCGCCGCCGCGGGCCTGCCCATGCTGCCCGCGGCGCTGGCGTCGGTGCCCCGCGACACCGACTGCCCGGACGGCGGCCCCCGCTGCCCTGGCGACAGCACCCCGTCGTACTTCTCCGCCCCGCCCTCGGTGTCCGACGTCGGCCGGGTCGCGTTCGACTCCTACGCGAGCGACCTCGCCGACGACGACTCGGATGACTACATCGATTCCTACGTCCACACCTTCGAACCAGCCTTGGCGGGCGAACCGGTCTCCTTCGGCACGGTCACCATCGGCACCACCCTGAGCCGCAGCGCCGAACTGCGCCACGTCGGCTTCGGCCCACTTGTGGTGGAGGAGGCGTCGATCACCGGCGATGACGCCTTCACCATCGGCGCCAACACCTGCGAGGTCCTGCACACGACCGGGACTTGCCTGGTGTCCGTACGCTTCTCCCCCACCGAGGCCCGTACGTACACGGCGAAACTGGTCCTCCAGGTGCGCGGCGGCCGCACATACACAGTCGACCTGCGCGGCACCGGAACACCGGAAATCGTGATCCCCTCGGACGCGGTGTTCGCCGCCACCCCCGACCCGGTCGACTTCGGCGCCCGCCTGATGCTCTCCGAAGGCGCACCGATCCCCCTGACCATCCGCAACGGCGGTGGGTCTCCCATGACGGTGACAGCGGCGACCATCGACGCCCCGACCGTCAGCGGTGACTACACAGTGGACGGCTGCGTCGGGGCCACCCTGGCACCTGCGGCCACCTGTGTCGCCCAAGTCCGGTTCTCACCGCGGGGCCCGGCCGTGCCCGGCGCGCCGGAGGTCCGCACGGCGGTGCTCCGGTTCACCTCGACCGCCCCCGGCGGCCCGCACCTGGTCGCGGTGCGCGGCAGCGCGATCCAGCCCGCCCTGGACGTGAACCCGGCCGTGCTGGCACCGGGTCGGGTCGCGATGGCCACGGGAATCGGGTTCCCACCAGGCAAACCGGTCACAGTGCGCTTCTCCAACGCGGTCGGCGAGGCGAAAGCCACCCCGGACGTGAACGGGCGGTTCACGGTGCAGCTGCTGGTGTTCCCGAAGGCGGCCATCGGGCAGCGGCAGGTCGTCGCCAGTGTCGACGGCACCCCGATCTCGGCCGAGCGCCCGCTGCTCGTGGTGATCAACACGGTGAGTCCGGCGGAGTTCGTCGGCCGGGGGTGA
- a CDS encoding MarR family winged helix-turn-helix transcriptional regulator, producing MAAEIPALLAMAFRSVMDEVHEHLAAEGFGDVRPAHGFVFQYLSHREGATAVELGQHLGVTKQAAVQLVDELEQRGYVERRPHPTDGRSRMVVLAPRGWACVERVVAVWTEIERRWVDLIGADQVHRLRADLRAIVAESGQPVALRPVW from the coding sequence ATGGCCGCCGAGATCCCCGCACTGCTGGCGATGGCGTTCCGATCGGTCATGGACGAGGTGCACGAGCACCTGGCCGCCGAGGGATTCGGGGATGTGCGGCCCGCGCACGGGTTCGTCTTCCAGTACCTGTCGCACCGCGAGGGCGCGACGGCCGTCGAACTGGGGCAGCACCTCGGGGTGACGAAGCAGGCGGCGGTGCAGCTCGTGGACGAGCTAGAGCAGCGCGGATACGTCGAGCGCAGACCGCATCCGACCGATGGGCGCAGCCGGATGGTCGTGCTCGCGCCGCGCGGATGGGCGTGCGTCGAGCGGGTCGTGGCGGTGTGGACGGAGATCGAGCGGCGCTGGGTGGACCTGATCGGAGCCGACCAGGTCCACCGTCTGCGCGCGGATCTTCGGGCGATCGTCGCGGAGTCCGGTCAGCCGGTGGCGCTGCGCCCCGTGTGGTGA
- a CDS encoding COG1470 family protein, protein MGATTSLAGKELSVTPGATVTSTVQIRNSGTLVDQFTVDVVGDAVEWTTVEPSIINLMPGTEGQVTVTFAPPRDSTVLAGIVPFGIRVLSREEPAASMVEEGAIQVEPFTDLQIELIPKTSKGRRKAKHELIVDNAGNCPMAVELTAMDPDDELKLDIDHPILTIQPGTSAFLRLRARPHDTFLRGAEKRHPFQVTALTGEAAPVTANGTVVQQQILPKWLLPALLALLALAIIAVTLWFTVLKPTLQSAARDTAEQVVKAEQQKLTDKADKAEEKAAAAEQKAAAAEKKVADGVLAGAGGGPPAVTAPGGADVSKGQAFDFRVVTDPVATADGTDFATFTAPAPVPDGKTLVITDLVLQNPRGDSGTLRILRGDEVLLEFGLNNFRDVDYHYLEPLTFPPGKELRVAVNCQLPGAPEPPTGRCRPSVSFSGRLAG, encoded by the coding sequence ATGGGAGCTACGACCTCGCTTGCCGGGAAGGAACTGTCCGTGACCCCGGGGGCCACGGTCACCTCCACGGTGCAGATCCGCAACTCGGGAACACTCGTCGATCAGTTCACTGTGGACGTCGTCGGCGACGCCGTCGAGTGGACGACAGTGGAGCCGAGCATCATCAACCTGATGCCCGGCACCGAGGGGCAGGTCACCGTGACCTTCGCCCCGCCAAGGGATTCGACCGTGCTCGCGGGCATCGTCCCCTTCGGCATCCGGGTGCTCTCGCGCGAGGAACCCGCCGCCTCGATGGTCGAGGAAGGCGCGATCCAGGTCGAGCCGTTCACCGACCTGCAGATCGAGCTGATCCCCAAGACGTCCAAGGGCCGGCGCAAGGCCAAGCACGAGCTGATCGTCGACAACGCGGGCAACTGCCCGATGGCCGTCGAGCTGACCGCCATGGACCCCGACGACGAACTCAAGCTCGACATCGACCACCCGATCCTGACGATCCAGCCCGGAACCTCGGCGTTCCTGCGGCTGCGGGCCCGCCCACACGACACGTTCCTGCGCGGCGCGGAGAAGCGGCACCCGTTCCAGGTGACCGCGCTGACGGGCGAGGCCGCGCCGGTCACCGCCAACGGAACCGTGGTGCAGCAGCAGATCCTGCCCAAGTGGCTGCTGCCCGCGCTGCTGGCTCTGCTGGCGCTGGCGATCATCGCGGTGACGCTCTGGTTCACCGTGCTGAAGCCGACGCTGCAGTCGGCGGCCCGCGACACCGCCGAGCAGGTGGTGAAGGCCGAGCAGCAGAAGCTCACCGACAAGGCCGACAAGGCCGAGGAGAAGGCCGCGGCCGCGGAACAGAAAGCGGCCGCCGCGGAGAAGAAGGTCGCCGACGGCGTGCTCGCGGGCGCGGGCGGCGGACCACCGGCGGTCACCGCGCCGGGCGGGGCGGACGTGTCCAAGGGGCAGGCGTTCGACTTCCGCGTCGTCACCGACCCGGTGGCGACCGCGGACGGCACCGACTTCGCCACCTTCACCGCGCCCGCGCCGGTCCCCGACGGCAAGACCCTGGTCATCACCGACCTGGTGCTGCAGAACCCGCGCGGCGACTCGGGCACCCTGCGGATCCTGCGCGGCGACGAGGTCCTGCTCGAATTCGGCCTCAACAACTTCCGCGACGTCGACTACCACTACCTGGAACCCTTGACTTTCCCCCCAGGCAAGGAACTCCGCGTCGCGGTCAACTGCCAGCTCCCCGGCG
- the sph gene encoding sphingomyelin phosphodiesterase: MRTQMLFTSLLVAGLGLTAAPAQAAPTAPKIASYNVFMLSRNLYPNWGQVTRADLIDQQNVLAGQDIVVLNEVFDNEAGDRLLRNLSDTYPHQTPVVGRSRSGWDATLGGYSDYTPEDGGTAVISRWPITRKVQHVFTQRCGAEPMSNKGFAYVRLSSPSGPIHVVGVHAQAEDGSCSVSPGSVRTSQRAEIRAFLDRQAIPATEPVYVAGDLNVIGESAEYGQMLTSLNARAPRLTGHRYSWDCVTNSVCKGQYGNAAPEHLDYVLSINGHPGGDLINDTRAVKSPTWKVTSWFTTYSYNDYSDHYPVFAYGA, translated from the coding sequence ATGCGAACGCAAATGTTATTCACGTCACTGCTCGTCGCTGGGCTCGGCCTCACCGCCGCGCCCGCACAGGCCGCGCCCACGGCACCGAAGATCGCGAGCTACAACGTCTTCATGCTCTCGCGGAACCTGTACCCGAACTGGGGCCAGGTGACCAGGGCCGACCTGATCGACCAGCAGAACGTGCTGGCCGGGCAGGACATCGTCGTGCTGAACGAGGTGTTCGACAACGAGGCGGGCGACCGGCTCCTGCGCAACTTGTCCGACACCTACCCGCACCAGACGCCGGTCGTCGGCCGGTCCCGGTCCGGCTGGGACGCCACGCTCGGCGGCTACTCGGACTACACGCCGGAGGACGGCGGGACCGCGGTGATCAGCCGGTGGCCGATCACCCGCAAGGTGCAGCACGTCTTCACCCAGCGCTGCGGCGCGGAGCCGATGTCGAACAAGGGCTTCGCCTACGTCCGGCTCAGCTCGCCTTCGGGTCCGATCCACGTGGTCGGCGTGCACGCACAGGCCGAGGACGGCAGCTGCTCGGTCTCACCGGGGTCCGTTCGCACCTCGCAGCGCGCCGAGATCCGCGCCTTCCTCGACCGGCAGGCCATCCCGGCGACCGAACCGGTGTACGTCGCGGGCGACCTGAACGTCATCGGGGAAAGCGCCGAGTACGGCCAGATGCTCACGTCACTGAACGCCCGGGCGCCACGGCTGACCGGCCACCGGTACTCGTGGGACTGCGTGACCAACAGCGTCTGCAAGGGCCAGTACGGCAACGCGGCGCCCGAGCATCTCGACTACGTGCTGTCGATCAACGGCCACCCCGGCGGCGACTTGATCAACGACACGCGGGCGGTCAAGAGTCCGACGTGGAAGGTGACGTCGTGGTTCACGACCTACAGCTACAACGACTACTCCGACCACTACCCCGTGTTCGCCTACGGAGCCTGA